A single Pedobacter sp. PACM 27299 DNA region contains:
- a CDS encoding cupin-like domain-containing protein: MSFILKPVDTVENISPEDFKKNYLDPRRPLIIKGLTKSWPAREKWTTEYLKEIAGDLNVSLMDNSKADPSKPINASVAEMRFGDYLDLIKREPTELRIFFFNLFKHVPSLIKDIVLPKDLMGGFIESMPAMFFGGSNSVTFLHYDIDLPHLFHTHFGGRKHIILFDNKWKKRLYCIPNATYALEDYDVANPDFEKFPALKGVEGYEVFLEHGDTLFMPTGMWHWMKYLDGSFSLSLRAWDASITRKAQSVFNLAIKGGLDSVLKMAFKAPYAKYREKVAVKRAERALANGSPK; this comes from the coding sequence ATGAGCTTTATATTGAAGCCGGTAGATACCGTTGAGAACATTAGTCCTGAGGATTTCAAAAAGAATTATTTAGATCCGAGGCGTCCTTTAATTATAAAGGGATTGACTAAATCATGGCCAGCCAGAGAAAAATGGACGACTGAATATTTAAAGGAAATTGCCGGCGACCTGAATGTCAGCTTGATGGACAATTCTAAAGCTGATCCCTCAAAGCCGATCAATGCCTCCGTAGCAGAAATGCGTTTTGGCGATTACCTGGACCTGATCAAAAGAGAACCTACTGAACTTCGCATATTTTTCTTTAACCTATTCAAGCATGTACCTAGCTTGATTAAAGACATTGTATTGCCAAAAGATCTGATGGGTGGCTTCATCGAAAGCATGCCTGCTATGTTTTTTGGTGGCTCAAATTCGGTTACTTTCTTACACTACGACATTGATTTACCTCACCTTTTCCATACCCATTTTGGTGGAAGAAAACACATCATTTTGTTTGACAACAAATGGAAGAAAAGGTTATACTGTATTCCTAATGCCACTTATGCTTTAGAGGATTATGATGTTGCCAACCCTGATTTCGAAAAATTCCCGGCTTTAAAAGGTGTGGAAGGTTATGAAGTGTTCCTGGAACATGGCGACACTTTATTTATGCCTACCGGAATGTGGCACTGGATGAAATACCTGGACGGTTCTTTCTCTTTAAGTTTAAGAGCATGGGATGCTTCCATCACCAGAAAAGCACAAAGTGTATTTAATTTAGCCATAAAAGGCGGATTAGATAGCGTGTTGAAAATGGCTTTTAAAGCTCCTTATGCAAAATATAGAGAAAAAGTTGCAGTAAAAAGAGCAGAACGTGCACTTGCAAATGGCTCTCCAAAATAG